One Spinacia oleracea cultivar Varoflay chromosome 4, BTI_SOV_V1, whole genome shotgun sequence DNA segment encodes these proteins:
- the LOC110786600 gene encoding B3 domain-containing protein Os01g0723500 isoform X1, whose protein sequence is MANICETCEDLKKYKYWHDLQNIKHQFFKIMLGDFEHHLRIPRHFIGCFMGDLSHSSVLKGPSGNEWEVQIIKTKEDVLFSNGWEKFVKDHGIKEGCFLVFRYVGDSSFEVSIFNNSGCENEGSYFTKNNNIMSSNSSCRSLLHLENDEGCSQTTKFAATKLSESKLMKKKLDISSDEEMEMGDRPSRRSRRTSQGKQSQMHYISKRREVTEEEKDHAKDMARNHNKSSSKSSRKRMFEIVMRPTHVYDGFHLTIPKEWALEHMHPKDHEVKLRVPGGKEESWVVGCRWTSQRQCQIRPRWSTFVLDNNLEEHDVCVFELLQKGESGKNRLPIFDVHIFRVVSEVVPLTVLRA, encoded by the exons ATGGCAAACATTTGTGAAACTTGTGAAGATTTGAAGAAGTACAAATATTGGCATGACTTACAAAATATAAAGCACCAGTTCTTCAAGATTATGCTTGGTGATTTTGAGCATCATCTG CGAATTCCCAGGCACTTCATCGGATGTTTTATGGGAGACCTATCACACTCTTCCGTACTTAAAGGACCAAGCGGGAATGAATGGGAAGTCCAAATCATTAAAACGAAGGAAGATGTTCTATTCTCAAATGGTTGGGAGAAATTTGTGAAGGATCATGGTATTAAAGAAGGTTGTTTCTTGGTTTTTCGGTATGTTGGTGATTCCTCTTTCGAGGTCTCGATTTTTAATAATAGTGGATGTGAGAATGAAGGTTCTTACTTCACAAAGAACAACAATATTATGTCTTCAAATTCTTCCTGTAGAAGTCTCCTTCACTTGGAGAATGATGAAGGTTGCAGTCAAACTACAAAATTTGCAGCTACAAAATTGTCAGAAAGCAAGCTTATGAAGAAAAAACTGGATATTTCGTCTGATGAAGAAATGGAAATGGGTGATCGCCCCAGTCGAAGGAGCAGAAGAACATCTCAAG gAAAACAATCTCAAATGCATTATATATCAAAGAGGCGGGAGGTTACAGAGGAAGAGAAGGACCACGCAAAAGACATGGCTCGTAATCATAATAAGAGCAGCAGTAAATCTTCAAGAAAACGTATGTTTGAAATCGTTATGCGACCCACACATGTTTATGATGGCTTTCATCTG ACAATCCCTAAAGAATGGGCCCTAGAACATATGCACCCCAAGGATCACGAGGTCAAACTGCGAGTTCCAGGAGGAAAGGAGGAGAGCTGGGTTGTTGGATGCAGATGGACTTCACAGAGACAGTGTCAGATCAGACCGAGGTGGTCGACATTTGTTTTGGACAACAATCTCGAAGAACATGATGTCTGTGTTTTCGAGCTTCTTCAGAAAGGAGAATCGGGTAAAAACAGACTTCCTATCTTTGATGTTCACATTTTCCGGGTTGTTAGTGAAGTAGTTCCCTTGACCGTGTTGAGGGCCTAA
- the LOC110786609 gene encoding protein ALTERED PHOSPHATE STARVATION RESPONSE 1, whose protein sequence is MGCSQSKIENEEAVSRCKDRKVFMKSAVTARNAFAAAHCSYAMSLKNAGAALSDFAQGEVVNPLSLSSAPVGPTSAGVGPTMGAIPSQAPPPPPPVQDLPPPPPPIPGMPQPLQRAVSMPEFAVKAPGAKLVAEDTIEEEDEEEEDEEQEEEEEEVGRLRRRRDNKGGSVGGRMETTPSISNLGTANTNIVGPPPSPPPPDERAIRTPPPPPLPEVHKQTWDYFFNTEDIPGGSLRDDDDIRGEYDRTVYHQRAMRSSASSASITTALPPSIEMVEEMVMPEKPPMGGGGRVMKKGKQVVGQGGSGGEGRRKTVNVNLVQIFSDLDDCFLKASESAHHVSKMLEATRLHYHSNFADNRGHIDHSARVMRVITWNRSFRGLPNAEEFKDDFDSEENETHATVLDKLLAWEKKLYDEVKAGEIMKFDYQRKVALLNKQKKRGTNPESLEKTKAAVSHLHTRYIVDMQSMDSTVSEISRLRDEQLYPKLVALVDAMATMWEAMQVHHENQLKIASHLRFIDISQSTKETIDHHHERTIQLWAIVQEWNTHFEKMVNHQKEYIKALNSWLKLNLIPIESSLKEKVSSPPRPQNPPIQNLLLAWHDHLEKLPDEHAKSAIHNFAAVLQTIVQQQEDEIRKRARVEESKRDLEKKQRHYNKWLSEYMQKKIPNDDGEPGSVEDEFVHKDEIMVEKEFVVENAMKKLEEDSEDYERHCTQVREKSLASLKTRLPELFRTLSEFALSASDMYSNLKGLSQFSQSHNKHKESVDA, encoded by the exons ATGGGGTGTTCTCAATCGAAGATCGAGAACGAAGAAGCAGTGTCAAGATGCAAAGACAGGAAGGTGTTCATGAAATCAGCCGTCACCGCGCGAAACGCCTTCGCCGCTGCCCATTGCTCCTACGCCATGTCCCTGAAAAACGCCGGCGCCGCCCTCAGTGACTTCGCCCAAGGGGAGGTTGTCAatccactttctctctcctccgcccCAGTAGGGCCCACCTCGGCTGGGGTGGGACCCACAATGGGAGCAATCCCATCTCAGGCCCCACCACCACCGCCTCCCGTTCAGGACCTCCCTCCGCCTCCTCCACCTATTCCCGGCATGCCGCAGCCACTGCAGCGTGCTGTATCGATGCCAGAGTTTGCGGTTAAAGCACCGGGGGCGAAGCTGGTGGCGGAGGATACCATTGAGGAGGAGGacgaggaggaggaggatgaagaacaagaggaagaggaggaggaagTGGGGCGTTTGAGGCGGAGGAGAGATAATAAAGGTGGGAGTGTTGGTGGTAGAATGGAGACTACTCCTAGTATTTCTAATCTTGGTACTGCTAATACTAATATTGTGGGACCACCGCCTTCGCCGCCGCCTCCTGATGAGAGAGCAATTAGGACACCTCCACCACCGCCGCTTCCGGAGGTGCATAAACAAACATGGGATTATTTCTTTAATACAGAAGACATACCAGGTGGGAGCTTGAGGGATGATGATGATATTAGGGGGGAGTATGACCGTACTGTGTACCATCAAAGGGCTATGAGAAGCTCAGCTTCTTCCGCTTCGATCACGACTGCGCTTCCGCCTTCGATTGAGATGGTTGAGGAGATGGTAATGCCGGAGAAGCCTCCAATGGGAGGAGGAGGGAGAGTAATGAAGAAGGGGAAGCAGGTGGTGGGGCAGGGAGGAAGTGGTGGAGAAGGGAGGAGGAAGACTGTGAATGTGAATTTAGTACAGATTTTCAGTGATTTGGATGATTGTTTTCTTAAAGCTTCTGAAAGTGCTCATCATGTTTCAAAGATGCTTGAGGCTACCCGGTTGCATTACCACTCTAATTTTGCTGATAATAGGG GGCATATTGACCACTCAGCAAGAGTCATGCGAGTTATCACATGGAATAGGTCATTTAGAGGTCTTCCCAACGCAGAAGAATTTAAGGACGATTTTGATTCTGAAGAGAATGAAACTCATGCCACTGTGCTGGATAAGCTTCTTGCTTGGGAGAAAAAGTTATATGATGAAGTTAAA GCGGGTGAAATTATGAAATTTGATTATCAGAGGAAAGTCGCGCTATTAAACAAGCAAAAGAAACGTGGCACTAATCCTGAATCATTGGAGAAGACAAAAGCTGCTGTAAGCCATTTACACACAAGGTACATTGTGGATATGCAGTCTATGGACTCAACGGTTTCAGAAATAAGCCGGTTGCGTGATGAGCAGTTGTACCCAAAGCTTGTGGCACTTGTTGATGC GATGGCTACAATGTGGGAAGCGATGCAAGTGCACCATGAGAATCAGCTAAAGATAGCTTCACACTTGAGATTCATTGACATATCTCAATCCACCAAGGAAACAATTGACCACCACCACGAGCGAACCATCCAACTTTGGGCTATAGTTCAAGAATGGAACACACATTTCGAAAAAATGGTGAACCATCAAAAAGAGTACATCAAAGCCCTAAACAGCTGGTTAAAACTAAACCTTATTCCCATCGAAAGCAGCTTAAAAGAGAAGGTTTCATCTCCACCAAGGCCGCAAAACCCACCCATTCAAAACCTCCTTCTCGCTTGGCATGACCACCTTGAGAAACTCCCCGACGAACATGCAAAGAGCGCGATACATAACTTTGCTGCTGTTTTACAAACCATTGTTCAGCAACAAGAGGATGAAATAAGAAAGAGAGCGAGAGTTGAAGAATCAAAACGGGATTTGGAGAAAAAACAGCGCCATTATAATAAATGGTTAAGTGAGTATATGCAGAAAAAGATTCCTAACGATGATGGTGAACCCGGTTCAGTTGAAGATGAGTTTGTTCACAAAGATGAGATTATGGTGGAGAAGGAATTCGTTGTCGAGAATGCTATGAAGAAACTCGAGGAAGATAGCGAGGATTATGAACGGCATTGTACTCAGGTAAGGGAGAAGTCATTGGCAAGTTTGAAGACTCGATTGCCAGAATTGTTTCGGACATTGTCAGAATTTGCACTTTCTGCATCAGATATGTACAGTAATTTGAAGGGTCTTTCTCAGTTTTCTCAGAGCCATAATAAACACAAGGAATCAGTTGATGCATAG
- the LOC110786600 gene encoding B3 domain-containing protein REM16 isoform X2: MANICETCEDLKKYKYWHDLQNIKHQFFKIMLGDFEHHLRIPRHFIGCFMGDLSHSSVLKGPSGNEWEVQIIKTKEDVLFSNGWEKFVKDHGIKEGCFLVFRSLLHLENDEGCSQTTKFAATKLSESKLMKKKLDISSDEEMEMGDRPSRRSRRTSQGKQSQMHYISKRREVTEEEKDHAKDMARNHNKSSSKSSRKRMFEIVMRPTHVYDGFHLTIPKEWALEHMHPKDHEVKLRVPGGKEESWVVGCRWTSQRQCQIRPRWSTFVLDNNLEEHDVCVFELLQKGESGKNRLPIFDVHIFRVVSEVVPLTVLRA; the protein is encoded by the exons ATGGCAAACATTTGTGAAACTTGTGAAGATTTGAAGAAGTACAAATATTGGCATGACTTACAAAATATAAAGCACCAGTTCTTCAAGATTATGCTTGGTGATTTTGAGCATCATCTG CGAATTCCCAGGCACTTCATCGGATGTTTTATGGGAGACCTATCACACTCTTCCGTACTTAAAGGACCAAGCGGGAATGAATGGGAAGTCCAAATCATTAAAACGAAGGAAGATGTTCTATTCTCAAATGGTTGGGAGAAATTTGTGAAGGATCATGGTATTAAAGAAGGTTGTTTCTTGGTTTTTCG AAGTCTCCTTCACTTGGAGAATGATGAAGGTTGCAGTCAAACTACAAAATTTGCAGCTACAAAATTGTCAGAAAGCAAGCTTATGAAGAAAAAACTGGATATTTCGTCTGATGAAGAAATGGAAATGGGTGATCGCCCCAGTCGAAGGAGCAGAAGAACATCTCAAG gAAAACAATCTCAAATGCATTATATATCAAAGAGGCGGGAGGTTACAGAGGAAGAGAAGGACCACGCAAAAGACATGGCTCGTAATCATAATAAGAGCAGCAGTAAATCTTCAAGAAAACGTATGTTTGAAATCGTTATGCGACCCACACATGTTTATGATGGCTTTCATCTG ACAATCCCTAAAGAATGGGCCCTAGAACATATGCACCCCAAGGATCACGAGGTCAAACTGCGAGTTCCAGGAGGAAAGGAGGAGAGCTGGGTTGTTGGATGCAGATGGACTTCACAGAGACAGTGTCAGATCAGACCGAGGTGGTCGACATTTGTTTTGGACAACAATCTCGAAGAACATGATGTCTGTGTTTTCGAGCTTCTTCAGAAAGGAGAATCGGGTAAAAACAGACTTCCTATCTTTGATGTTCACATTTTCCGGGTTGTTAGTGAAGTAGTTCCCTTGACCGTGTTGAGGGCCTAA